AGCACGTTGCGAGGCGCCTGAATCAAGGCGCTGCATACGAAGTAGTCGCACGGCCACCACAAGAGCCGGCCGAATTAAACGCTGATCAATTAGCGGACCCGCTAACAGCGGAGTCCTATAAGAGTGCGCTATCGGCGTACGACGGACGCCAAGAAGCGACGATTTCGATAAATGCGCGAGGCGCCGAGACACACCTTCTGTCCTCGTCCGATAGCCAGGAAATGCCGCTTTTGATTACAGATGAACCCGCAGCGCACGAACAAGTGCCCAGGTGATCATCGATTCAAAGGCAAATCCATTAACAAATTCGCACTGATTTATAAGCGGTCAATGGACCAGGCCGCGAACGCATTGTCGGTTCGGCTACGATGCGTGCGTTCAGGCCGGCGCGCACCCATTCGATGTCGTTGGCGTTGGGGCGAATCAGCTTGGAGCAGGCGCAATCATTGGGGTCAAGAAACCAGGCAACCAGACCGCCCTTCAAGGGTAGCTGGATCAGACGGGTT
The nucleotide sequence above comes from Planctomycetia bacterium. Encoded proteins:
- a CDS encoding DUF6036 family nucleotidyltransferase, which encodes MVASIDLDFFLKFDPERVSDINAQLGESSAFARDKGYFAYALSPRVLSLPAGWETRLIQLPLKGGLVAWFLDPNDCACSKLIRPNANDIEWVRAGLNARIVAEPTMRSRPGPLTAYKSVRIC